In Arachis hypogaea cultivar Tifrunner chromosome 2, arahy.Tifrunner.gnm2.J5K5, whole genome shotgun sequence, a genomic segment contains:
- the LOC112741941 gene encoding histone H4 yields the protein MSGRGKGGKGLGKGGAKRHRKVLRDNIQGITKPAIRRLARRGGVKRISGLIYEETRGVLKIFLENVIRDAVTYTEHARRKTVTAMDVVYALKRQGRTLYGFGG from the coding sequence ATGTCAGGTCGTGGAAAGGGAGGGAAGGGATTGGGAAAGGGAGGAGCGAAGAGGCACAGAAAGGTGCTTCGTGATAACATTCAGGGAATCACGAAACCCGCCATTCGCCGTTTGGCTCGCAGGGGAGGCGTCAAGAGAATCAGTGGCCTCATCTATGAGGAGACGCGTGGCGTCCTCAAGATCTTCTTGGAGAACGTCATTCGCGATGCCGTTACCTACACCGAGCATGCTCGCCGCAAAACCGTTACTGCCATGGATGTTGTTTATGCCCTCAAGAGGCAGGGAAGGACTCTCTACGGTTTCGGTGGTTGA